The DNA region CAAGAGCAGAACGGATTTACGTCGCGGGCCACTTGGCTCGACTATGGATTACGAAGCGAGCCTCGAGCGCGCGATGGAGAACGTCCCCGATATCGGCGGGGACGATGACCGACTGCAGATTCCCGACGCCCAGCCCCAGAAGGACGGTGCCTTCACCCGGTTTACTAACCTCGGCGAGATCGCGGACGTCCTCTCGCGAGAGACCGACCACTTACACCGATTCGTCCAGCGCGAACTCGGGACGAACGGGAAACTGGCCGACGGTCGCGGCCGGTACAACGGTTCGTTCTCCGGCCAGGACTTCGACGCCGCAATCGACGCCTACGTCGAGGAGTACGTCCGCTGTTCGGAGTGTGGCCTCCCCGACACGCGACTCGTCCGTGAGGACCGCACCCCGATGCTCCGGTGTGACGCCTGCGGGGCGTTCCGCCCGGTCACGAAGCGCTCCTCGAGCGCCCAGCAACAGACCCAGCGCGAGGCCGTCGAGGAAGGCCAGACCTACACCGTCGAGATTACCGGCACGGGTCGCAAAGGCGACGGAGTCGCGGAGAAAGGCGAGTACACAATCTTCGTTCCCGGCGCGAGCGAGGGCGACGTCGTCGACATCTACATCAAGAACATCTCGGGCAACCTGGCGTTCGCTCGCATCGACTGAGTTCGTTCGCTTCCACGTCCGGTCCGTTTTCGGTCCGTTCTTTCGGAACTCCAGCCGGTGGTCTCATCGACAATCTACCAATATGTATACCCCTCCAGATATTGATCTACTGCATCTCTTCTCTGTATCCAGCACGCTCCTCTCGACAGCACCGTGAGAGTTCGGTTAGGACCTGCTAACGGACACCTGTCAGCGTCTCACCGACTGGAATCGGTGCTGGAATTCTGCTGCGCCACGTCGGTGCGCGTCAGCCAAACGGACAGCGACCGACTACCTCGAACGAGCACTCACCAAACGCGTAGAGGTTCCCGTAGTTCGAGACGACAAAGACGAGGTCGGAGGTAACCGCCGGGGTCCCCATATCGGCGCCTTCGTTGCGCCCCATCTCCACGTGACCGAGTTCCTCGCCCGTTGCCGCGTCGACGACGAACAGCTGGCCGTACACCGTATCACGCTGGAACCAGCCCGGGACGTAGACTGCGTCACCAGAAACGACGGCGTGGAGACGAGTTCGACCTGCGGTTCGTCCGGCGCGGGCTCCCCTTCGCCGCCAGCGTCGCCACCGAAGCGCCACACCCGCTTGCCCGTCTCGAGACGGCGGGCCTCGAAGCCGAAGTTCGCGACGTGATAGATCAACCCGTCAGCGACGGTGAATTGTGCGTCCGGCCAGCGGGACCCGATTGACTGCTGCCAGCGAAGCGAGCGGTCACGACGGTCCATCGCAACGAGCGCGTACTCGTCGTCACGCCGGAGCGGCACGAGTAGCAGGTCGTCGACGACGGTCGGGGTTCCATTGATGGGTCCCTCCCAGCGCCAGCGTTCCGCACCCGTCGCCACGTCGAGTGCGACGAGGCCGTCACCGAGGAACGGAACGTAAACGACGTCGTCGGTCCCGACCAGTTGCCACATCATGGCCCACTCGGGGAACGGGACGCTCCAGCGTTTGTCCCCGGTCGCGGGATCGATGCCGTAGACGACTTCCTCTTGATGGGCTTCGACGAGTGTGCCGTACGTCCCCGTCACGACACCATCATCGGTAACGACGGGCGTGACGACATCGGGCCGTTGCTGGCCACGATAAAGATTCTCGAAGGTCCACTGAATCTCCCCGTCGGTGGTGAGCATCGTCAACCCGGGCCTGGTCTGGAGGAACAACCGGTTCCCGTCGACGACCGTCGAGTCCGAGTGGTAGAAGTAGTGGAACTCGTCGGTCCGGAAGAGTTCGGTCGTCCATCGGGAATCGCCGGTCGCCGCGTCGAACGCCTCGACCCACGCACCGCCACGTTCGTTACGTCGAGACTCCTGTGCATAGGCGAAGTAAAGCACGCCGTCGTCGACGACCGGAGAGGGATTGACCACCCCGCTTCTCGGTCGCTCCCGGTGCCAGACGGTGTGGAGGTCCGTCGTTGGACCCTCCGTCGTCGAGTGCCCGGTATGGGCGTTAGTCAGCGTTCGTCTGGGCCACGAGCCGTCGGCGGTCGGTTTCTCGGTCGAGATACACCCCGCGAGTGCACCGACCCCGGCAGTACACGCTGCGAGAACCGACCGGCGGGTGGAGGGCATTGGTACAAAAATCACAGTGTTGTAAAATATAGTCTTCGGTCATCCATCACGAACGGTAGCGGGAACGATGTCCTATCCACCGTGAGGTGCCTGTTGGAGCCTGCTACCACAAGTCCAGAACTGCGAGGTGGCGACGCAGATATCCAACCGGATGCTGAATACATCTCTCTATCGGTAAACAACGAGAGAATCCAGCCCGAGAGGGCGGGCGTGAATCGTGTCACTCACTGTGATCGGCATGGGTCGAGTGAAACGTCTCAGCGTGTCTCGAGCTTCGATTACGTGACTCGAGACTCGAGTTCGCCCTGAACGTCGCTGTGTTCCTCCGGAATTCATCCGATCGGTCGAGGATGCTAGCGAAACTGGCTCTAAAACGAAAATCGATTCCCTGTTTAGTAGAACCGTCGGTAGGCCACGAACAGACCACCGATGACAGCGACGCCGGCGATGCCTGCTGCGGCGGCAGCGGTTGTCGAAATCGGGAGCAGCGAGTCGTCGTCCTCACCCTCCTCGAGGAACGAGCGGACCTCGTCTTCGTTGATCGAGGGGAACTCGCGGTCCCACTCACCGGGCTGGTGGACGGTCGTGTCCTCGCCGACCTGGCGCTGCTCGCGAACTTCGGCCTCGTCGGCGTCCTCGCCGACGAATCCTTCGACGGTGACGTACATCGTCGTCGTCGCGTTCTCGGTCTCGCCGTGGACCGCCGTGACCGTGAGGCCATCCTCGGTCTCGAAGGGAACGCCCTCGAGTTCGGTCATGTTGCCGAACGCCGCGGCCGTCTCGAACTCGGCTTCCTCCTCGGTGATGGACATCGTCGCTCTGGCCGTCTCGAACTCGGCAGCGCGGAAGTTCTCGATGGCTTCGGTGAACTCGTCACCGATCATCGGATCCTCCTCGGCCATTCGCTCGTACTCATCGAGGATTCGCTCGAGCAACGCGTCGTCCTCGGCGGCGTAGTCGTACTCGACGGTAACGTCGCCGTCGACAGTCTCGGCCTCGAAGGAAAGCGTCGTCTCCGCGATGAACTGCTCGACGTCGCGCTCTTCGAGTTCGTCGACGTAGTCGCCCCAGTTCTCGGTGTCGACCGAGGAACTGAACTGCACGCTCGTCTCGTTCGGCGCCTGGGTCATCGAGAGGTCGTACTCGGTCGTCTGCACGAGGTCGGCTTCCTTCTGGGCCTCGATCATCTGTCGGGCCTCGTCAAACTGGTCGGCGAGTTCGTCGTCGACGTCGTCGAGGGATTCGGCGATCTCGATGACGCCCAGCACGACCTGGTCGTAGTTGTGGATCTCGGCGTCCCAGTCCATGACGACCGCGGATCCGTCGGTCTCGACCGAGAACTGGAGTTCCTCGATCTGTAGCTCGGCAAGGCGGTCGGCGATCGCTCGCGCCTCGGTCTCGTCGAGGTCGAGTTCGGGGTCGTTCTGCAACTGCATCGCGATCATGTCCGAGACCTGGTCGCTGATGCCGGTGAACGTAACCGAGTACTCGAGGTCGACCGTCGGCGACTCGCCGCTGTCGTCGTAGCTGTAGGACTCGAGCGTCAGGTCGTACTCCCCGCCGAAGTTCATTGCGACGCTCTGGAACTGGCGGTCGAGGGCGGCGCGTGCGTCCTCCTCGGTGGCCCAGTTGTTCTGTTCGTACTCGCTGAGCGCTCGCGTCTCGCTCACCGAGAGATCGTACTGGTCGTCGCTCTGGGTGAGCGTCATGTCGATGGCGGTGTCATCCGACGCAATGAGGGTTTCTTCTTCGACGGTCATCGTCCCGGACGACGTGAGCGTGGTCGCAGTAGTCTTCGTCTGTGCGGAGATCTCGACGCTCTCTTCCTCCTCGACGACGTTACTCTCGTTGATCACCATCGCGAGGTCGGCGTTCGCCGAGTAAGTCGTTCGGGACTGCTCGAGGTCGACGTCGGCGCTGAACTCGTCGTAGGCGTCGACGTCTCGGAACGTGAGGTCGGCCGCACTCGTGACTGACTCGGGGGACATCCGGAACGAGGCGTCCCCGACCACGCCGAGTTCCTCGCTGACGTTCTCGTCCATCTCGGTAAAGTCGGCGCCGTAGAGGGCGTGCATGAGTCCCGTCTGGGTCTCGATACCAAACGTACCGGAGACGGCCTCTGCGTCGGAGTCGTTGGAGGCCTCCTCGTAGACGAGGACGGCGTCGCCGTTCTCAGAGACGTAGACTTCGTCCGCTTCGTCGGGGTCCGCATCGAATTCTTCCTGCGTCGACGCGCCTGTAGACTGCGTCGCCGCGATCGCCGTCGCTCCCAGACTCGCGACGAGAAAGAGCGACAGCACTAGTGCACCAATTTGTTTCTTGCGCATCATACCTACTGGTAAGGTGGACACTTCATACGCATAATAGTTTCTGTGTCCGTTTGTTAGCAGACAACAATATTTGCCAGCGAAGACCGACGACGATCCGTCGGGCTTTTGGCCGCTGACGCCCCATTCGCGAGTAACACCCGTGGCCCGCTATCACATCGAAACCTACGGCTGCACGTCGAATCGCGGCGAGAGTCGCGAGATCGAGCGGCGCCTCCGTGATGCGGGTCACTATCGCGTTGACGGCCCGGAGACGGCCGACGTCGCCATCCTCAACACCTGCACCGTCGTCGAGAAGACCGAGCGAAACATGCTCGAGCGAGCCACGGAACTGAGCGAGGATACCGCCGACCTGTTCGTCACCGGCTGTATGGCGCTCGCCCAGGGCGAGGAGTTCGCCGGCCTCGACGCACAGGTCCTCCACTGGGACGAGGTTCCGACCGCGGTCACCAAC from Natronosalvus rutilus includes:
- a CDS encoding translation initiation factor IF-2 subunit beta, with protein sequence MDYEASLERAMENVPDIGGDDDRLQIPDAQPQKDGAFTRFTNLGEIADVLSRETDHLHRFVQRELGTNGKLADGRGRYNGSFSGQDFDAAIDAYVEEYVRCSECGLPDTRLVREDRTPMLRCDACGAFRPVTKRSSSAQQQTQREAVEEGQTYTVEITGTGRKGDGVAEKGEYTIFVPGASEGDVVDIYIKNISGNLAFARID
- a CDS encoding PQQ-binding-like beta-propeller repeat protein; this translates as MPSTRRSVLAACTAGVGALAGCISTEKPTADGSWPRRTLTNAHTGHSTTEGPTTDLHTVWHRERPRSGVVNPSPVVDDGVLYFAYAQESRRNERGGAWVEAFDAATGDSRWTTELFRTDEFHYFYHSDSTVVDGNRLFLQTRPGLTMLTTDGEIQWTFENLYRGQQRPDVVTPVVTDDGVVTGTYGTLVEAHQEEVVYGIDPATGDKRWSVPFPEWAMMWQLVGTDDVVYVPFLGDGLVALDVATGAERWRWEGPINGTPTVVDDLLLVPLRRDDEYALVAMDRRDRSLRWQQSIGSRWPDAQFTVADGLIYHVANFGFEARRLETGKRVWRFGGDAGGEGEPAPDEPQVELVSTPSFLVTQSTSRAGSSVIRCTASCSSSTRQRARNSVTWRWGATKAPIWGPRRLPPTSSLSSRTTGTSTRLVSARSR